A genomic window from Microvirga sp. TS319 includes:
- a CDS encoding hemolysin family protein: protein MNEDRSRNDRPVRSLSDDEDPREHWYDRVLVRLGLKPRDSIRHDLEDALEETSVEDTDFSPQERAMLKNVLSFHRIRVEDVMVPRADIVAVSADTNLGELLSLFRTAGHSRLPVYGETLDDPKGMVHIRDFLDFIAMRADGGASEGGASDDTPPPSLGQIDLSMTLADANILRPVLFVPRSMPAIDLLVRMQATRTHMALVIDEYGGTDGLVSIEDLVEMVVGDIEDEHDEDEDVTIVPAPDGTYIADARASLDEVTESLGVDLSEEEGAEDIDTIGGFIVTLAGRVPSRSEVIEGPGGLEFEVLDADPRRVKRLRILRHVTAPEAIVGDPPNAAPRPESAAAE, encoded by the coding sequence ATGAACGAAGATCGAAGTCGTAACGACCGTCCTGTCCGCTCTCTCTCGGACGACGAAGACCCACGAGAACATTGGTACGATCGTGTTCTCGTCCGCTTGGGGCTGAAGCCCCGCGATTCCATCCGCCACGATCTCGAGGACGCCCTCGAGGAGACATCCGTCGAAGACACGGACTTCTCGCCCCAGGAAAGGGCGATGCTCAAGAACGTGCTGTCCTTCCACCGCATCCGGGTGGAAGACGTGATGGTGCCCCGCGCCGATATCGTGGCGGTCTCCGCCGACACCAATCTCGGCGAGCTTCTGAGCCTCTTCCGCACGGCGGGCCATTCCCGCCTCCCGGTCTATGGTGAGACCCTCGACGACCCGAAGGGCATGGTCCATATCCGGGACTTCCTCGATTTCATCGCCATGCGGGCCGACGGCGGCGCCTCGGAAGGCGGCGCGAGCGACGACACGCCCCCGCCGAGCCTCGGCCAGATCGACCTTTCCATGACCCTGGCCGACGCCAACATCCTGCGCCCGGTGCTCTTCGTGCCCCGGTCCATGCCGGCCATCGACCTTTTGGTGCGCATGCAGGCGACCCGCACCCATATGGCCCTCGTGATCGACGAGTACGGCGGCACGGACGGCCTCGTCTCCATCGAGGATCTCGTAGAGATGGTGGTCGGCGACATCGAGGACGAGCACGACGAGGACGAGGACGTCACCATCGTGCCGGCGCCGGACGGCACCTACATCGCCGATGCCCGCGCGAGCCTCGACGAGGTCACCGAGAGCCTCGGCGTCGATCTCTCGGAGGAGGAAGGGGCCGAGGACATCGACACCATCGGCGGCTTCATCGTGACGCTCGCCGGTCGCGTACCCTCCCGCAGTGAGGTTATCGAGGGGCCGGGAGGGCTGGAATTCGAGGTGCTCGACGCCGATCCCCGCCGGGTGAAGCGCCTGCGTATCCTCCGGCATGTCACCGCGCCCGAGGCGATCGTCGGAGATCCCCCGAACGCTGCCCCGCGCCCTGAAAGCGCCGCGGCGGAATGA
- the ybeY gene encoding rRNA maturation RNase YbeY — protein sequence MIEDGAWEEGLPDAEALARKAAGAALAVTYEAAGEFEASVMLTDDAHIRELNRTWRSKDKPTNVLSFPAPEQPGATGPRYLGDIALAYETLVRESEEESKELAHHFAHLIVHGVLHLLGYDHEVEAEAEIMEALEVKALATLGIADPYRDMAA from the coding sequence ATGATCGAGGACGGCGCATGGGAGGAGGGGCTTCCCGATGCGGAAGCCCTCGCCCGCAAGGCCGCGGGGGCGGCGCTCGCCGTCACCTACGAGGCCGCCGGGGAGTTCGAGGCGAGCGTGATGCTCACCGACGACGCCCATATCCGGGAGCTGAACCGCACCTGGCGGAGCAAGGACAAGCCCACGAACGTGCTGTCTTTCCCGGCCCCGGAACAGCCGGGCGCGACGGGGCCTCGCTATTTGGGCGATATTGCTTTAGCGTACGAAACCCTGGTGCGCGAATCCGAGGAGGAATCCAAGGAGCTCGCGCATCATTTCGCCCATTTGATCGTTCATGGAGTTCTGCACCTTCTCGGCTACGACCATGAAGTCGAGGCGGAGGCGGAGATCATGGAAGCTCTTGAGGTGAAGGCGCTCGCCACTCTTGGAATCGCCGATCCCTATCGCGATATGGCAGCGTGA
- a CDS encoding PhoH family protein — MRPADNATARAQKGRSPNPLHPGVEEEAEIVLTFDDNRLASLVFGQYDQNLAHLERRLNVAAIANGNRVTVKGRPDSSEMARRVLEGLYDRARQGAALGPGDVDGTIEEATLQGSLFSPEEAPAPGLSAFDHIATRKRGPVRARNAAQNTYIKALKQNELVFAEGPAGTGKTWLAVGYAVSLLEAGQVDRLIISRPAVEAGERLGFLPGDMREKVDPYLRPIYDALYDFMEARHVDRGLQTGMIEIAPLAFMRGRTLTNALVLLDEAQNTTSMQMKMFLTRLGEGSRMIITGDPTQIDLPPGQKSGLVEAVRILQGVEGISRVTFKEADVVRHDLVRRIVAAYDTAARDAPPQEQPYRERNARP; from the coding sequence TTGAGGCCAGCGGACAACGCGACCGCACGAGCGCAAAAGGGCAGATCCCCCAATCCCTTGCATCCTGGCGTCGAGGAGGAGGCCGAAATCGTCCTCACCTTCGACGATAACCGCCTCGCCAGCCTGGTTTTCGGTCAGTACGACCAGAATCTCGCCCATCTGGAGCGGCGCCTGAACGTGGCCGCCATCGCCAATGGCAACCGGGTGACCGTGAAGGGCCGGCCGGACTCCTCCGAGATGGCTCGGCGCGTTCTGGAAGGCCTCTACGACCGCGCCCGCCAGGGCGCGGCGCTGGGACCCGGCGACGTGGACGGCACCATCGAGGAGGCGACCCTTCAGGGCTCGCTCTTCTCCCCGGAGGAGGCGCCCGCCCCCGGCCTCTCCGCCTTCGACCACATCGCCACCCGCAAGCGCGGCCCGGTGCGGGCCCGCAATGCGGCGCAGAACACCTATATCAAGGCTCTCAAGCAGAACGAGCTCGTCTTCGCCGAAGGCCCCGCCGGCACCGGCAAGACCTGGCTGGCCGTGGGCTATGCCGTCTCGCTCCTGGAGGCGGGACAGGTGGACCGGCTCATCATCTCGCGTCCCGCCGTCGAGGCGGGCGAGCGCCTCGGCTTCCTGCCCGGCGACATGCGCGAGAAGGTCGACCCTTATCTGCGCCCGATCTACGATGCCCTCTACGACTTCATGGAGGCGCGCCACGTGGATCGCGGTCTCCAAACCGGCATGATCGAGATTGCGCCGCTGGCCTTCATGCGTGGCCGCACGCTCACCAACGCCCTGGTGCTGCTGGACGAGGCGCAGAACACCACCTCCATGCAGATGAAGATGTTCCTGACGCGTCTCGGCGAAGGCTCGCGCATGATCATCACGGGCGATCCGACGCAGATCGACCTGCCGCCCGGGCAAAAATCCGGTCTCGTCGAGGCCGTGCGGATCCTGCAGGGTGTGGAAGGCATCTCGCGCGTGACCTTCAAGGAAGCGGACGTGGTTCGCCACGATCTCGTGCGCCGCATCGTGGCGGCCTACGACACCGCGGCGCGCGACGCGCCGCCCCAGGAACAACCCTACCGCGAACGGAACGCAAGACCGTGA